One Syngnathoides biaculeatus isolate LvHL_M chromosome 4, ASM1980259v1, whole genome shotgun sequence DNA window includes the following coding sequences:
- the atoh1a gene encoding protein atonal homolog 1a — translation MDVLSVADWGQDAREGSLESDPRDWLATCEKRHTSADCLGRSPRSIAGSYREGGSPDSGGHLSPPSSKNAAEGSLRVRDLCRLKGLALPGAEQDSDARQRAPSGKAATGVQRQRRVAANARERRRMHGLNHAFDALRNVIPALDNDKKLSKYETLQMAQIYINALAELLRDPAASSSADGDAPRSSGNPSEGQLAAHIDAMSLHAAFDDVSFAALQVDETGGCPPAAVAPGAGADSPRSDGEFSPHSHFSDSDEMVVEDDELHAVSF, via the exons ATGGACGTCCTGAGCGTGGCAGACTGGGGTCAGGACGCCAGGGAGGGGAGTTTGGAGAGCGACCCACGCGACTGGCTCGCGACCTGCGAGAAGCGCCACACTTCGGCTGACTGCTTGGGACGGTCGCCCCGCTCCATCGCCGGCTCATATCGCG AGGGCGGCTCGCCGGACTCCGGGGGTCACCTTAGCCCCCCCAGCTCCAAGAACGCAGCCGAGGGTTCGCTGAGAGTCCGGGATCTGTGCCGCCTGAAGGGCCTGGCGCTCCCCGGGGCCGAGCAAGACTCCGACGCCCGGCAGAGGGCCCCGTCCGGCAAGGCCGCCACCGGCGTGCAGCGGCAGAGGCGCGTCGCCGCCAACGCCCGGGAGCGACGACGCATGCACGGCCTGAATCACGCCTTCGACGCGCTCCGCAACGTCATCCCGGCGCTGGACAACGACAAGAAGCTGTCCAAGTACGAGACATTGCAGATGGCGCAGATTTACATCAACGCCCTGGCGGAGCTCCTGCGGGACCCGGCGGCGTCTTCGTCGGCTGACGGTGACGCCCCGCGGTCGTCCGGCAACCCCTCCGAGGGTCAGCTGGCCGCGCACATCGACGCCATGTCGCTGCACGCCGCCTTCGACGACGTGTCGTTCGCCGCCTTGCAGGTGGACGAAACCGGGGGATGTCCCCCAGCTGCGGTCGCCCCCGGGGCGGGGGCGGACTCGCCCCGCAGCGACGGCGAGTTTTCCCCGCACTCCCACTTCAGTGACTCGGATGAGATGGTGGTGGAGGACGACGAGCTCCACGCGGTTTCTTTCTAA